The Oenanthe melanoleuca isolate GR-GAL-2019-014 chromosome 1A, OMel1.0, whole genome shotgun sequence genome contains a region encoding:
- the LOC130248367 gene encoding collagen alpha-2(I) chain-like gives MKGTKGTGMSGTGINGTGMSGAGVRDKRDRDNGTGTNRTGTNRTGHSRTRRLRGHTGRAGGSPGRSRDGRRGWKSPSLAWGLTGTSRGVPAGRVTPSVRQHRYGCSCFSGSWGCPGGHGRGSAGAERALPCPPPSRKEEEEEERGEEGSSEMARRRPALPVPERAWRGAVGLRGVFFSASGGERRPRAGLPLIGGCPKKQLRKGAETRGHPAGMAPGCPRSGRHCHLPPRARVASAERPRPGGDAGVAPPGGHRGSGATEGTPRAPGAAGGGGGGEGGTGGQRGGDRAGTGQGGQSQAGMVTVARQAGQCQAGWAVPGRAVRMSGQCGQAGWAVPGRAGQCQARVVRQSGQCQAEMVRVVKQSGQCAQAGWAGWSMPGWAVPGRVVSARQGGQCGQCQAGWSVWSVPGRVVSVVRQAGQCQAGWSVWSVPGWAVPGQAVPRGSTERTRVAQPGPAVAVQGSECPRGRDSLAATQVGHSSLGKRQPKEFQGIPQLGKDALCPPCDIPACDIPACDIPACDIPACDIPAGMQRGRELPGIPGWDEFGGTIGMDLGCW, from the exons atgaagGGGACAAAGGGGACAGGAATGAGTGGCACAGGGATAAACGGGACAGGAATGAGTGGTGCAGGGGTCAGGGATAAACGGGACAGGGACAACGGGACAGGGACAAACAGGACAGGGACAAACAGGACAGGCCACAGCAGGACGAGGAGGCTGCGGGGACACACCGGGCGGGCTGGTGGCAGCCCCGGGCGCTCCCGGGACGGGCGGCGCGGCTGGAAGTCGCCTTCTCTGGCGTGGGGCCTGACTGGGACGAGCCGTGGTGTCCCCGCGGGGCGGGTGACACCCAGTGTTCGCCAACACAGGTAcggctgcagctgcttcagcgggagctgggggtgcccgGGCGGGCacggccgcggctccgcgggcgcggagcgggcACTGCCATGTCCCCCTCCTTCCcgaaaggaggaggaggaggaggagcggggAGAGGAAGGCTCCTCCGAAATGGCGAGAAGGCGTCCAGCTCTCCCGGTCCCAGAGCGAGCTTGGCGCGGAGCGGTTGGGCTCCGCGGGGTTTTTTTTTCCGCCTCTGGCGGCGAGAGGCGGCCGCGGGCGGGTCTCCCTCTCATCGGGGGGTGCCCCAAAAAACAGCTGCGGAAAGGGGCGGAGACCCGGGGACACCCGGCGGGGATGGCGCCGGGCTGCCCGCGCTCAGGCCGCCACTGTCACCTTCCGCCGCGCGCCCGGGTGGCCTCGGCGGAGCGGCCGCGCCCCGGAGGGGACGCGGGGGTGGCTCCGCCAGGGGGGCACCGGGGCAGCGGTGCCACCGAGGGGACACCGAGGGCGCCGGGGGCTGCCGGGGGtgggggaggtggggagggagggacggggggacagcggggtggggacagggcagggacagggcagggtgggcagagccaggcagggatggtCACGGTGGCCAGGcaagctgggcagtgccaggcagggtgggcagtgccaggcagagcGGTCAGGATG AGTGGTCAGTGTGGCCAGGCAGGCTGGGCcgtgccaggcagggctggtcaGTGCCAGGCAAGGGTGGTCAGGCAGAGTGGCCAGTGCCAGGCAGAGATGGTCAGGGTGGTCAAGCAGAGTGGTCAGTGTGCccaggcagggtgggcaggatGGTCAATGCCAGGCTGGGCAGTACCAGGCAGGGTGGtcagtgccaggcagggtggtcagtgtggtcagtgccaggcagggtggtcagtgtggtcagtgccaggcagggtgGTCAGTGTGGTCAGGCAGGCTGGtcagtgccaggcagggtggtcagtgtggtcagtgccaggctgggcagtgccag GACAGGCCGTGCCGAGGGGCAGCACCGAGCGGACGAGGGTGGCACAGCCGGGACCAGCGGTGGCCGTGCAGGGCTCTGAGTGTCCCCgaggcagggacagcctggcagCCACGCAGGTGGGTCACAGCAGCCTCGGGAAGCGACAGCCaaaggaattccagggaattccgCAGCTCGGGAAGGACGCGCTGTGCCCGCCATGCGACATTCCCGCGTGCGACATTCCCGCGTGCGACATTCCCGCGTGCGACATTCCCGCATGCGACATTCCCGCCGGGATGCAGAGGGGCCGGGAGCTCCCCGGGATCCCGGGAT GGGATGAATTTGGGGGCACAattgggatggatttggggtgctggTAG